A genome region from Panthera leo isolate Ple1 chromosome A2, P.leo_Ple1_pat1.1, whole genome shotgun sequence includes the following:
- the LOC122213335 gene encoding olfactory receptor-like protein OLF4, which produces MKPGNDTQISEFFLLGFSEGPELQPLIFGLFLSMYLITVFGNLLIILAISSDSHLHTPMYFFLANLSFVDICFTSTTVPKMLVNIQTQRKVITYAVCITQMYFFLLFAGLDNFLLAVMAYDRFMAICHPLHYAIIMKPTYCGLLVLVSWMVSTLNSLLQTSMLLRLSFCIEVEIPHFFCELNQMIQLACSDTFLNDMVMHFAAGLLGGASLAGILYSYYKIVSSIRGISSAQGKYKAFYTCASHLSVVSLFYCTVLGVYLSSAATQSSWSSATASGMYTVVTPMLNPFIYSLRNKDMKKALKRIIGVPVM; this is translated from the coding sequence ATGAAACCAGGAAATGATacacaaatttcagaattttttcttctgggattttcAGAGGGTCCAGAACTGCAGCCCCTCATATTTGGGCTTTTCCTCTCCATGTACCTGATCACTGTGTTTGGGAACCTGCTCATCATCCTGGCCATTAGCTCTgactcccacctccacacccccatgtacttcttcctggccaaCCTGTCCTTTGTAGACATCTGCTTCACCTCCACTACTGTCCCAAAGATGCTGGTGAACATCCAGACTCAGAGAAAAGTCATAACTTATGCAGTCTGCATCACACAGATgtattttttcctactctttgcTGGATTGGACAACTTTCTACTGGCTGTGATGGCTTATGACAGATTCATGGCCATCTGTCACCCTTTGCACTATGCGATCATCATGAAACCCACCTACTGTGGACTGCTGGTTCTGGTGTCTTGGATGGTGAGCACCCTGAACTCATTATTACAAACCTCAATGCTGTTGCGGCTGTCCTTCTGTATAGAGGTGGAAATCCCCCACTTTTTTTGTGAACTCAATCAGATGATCCAACTTGCCTGTTCTGACACCTTTCTTAATGATATGGTGATGCATTTTGCAGCTGGATTGTTGGGCGGTGCTTCCCTAGCTGGGATCCTTTATTCTTATTATAAGATAGTTTCCTCCATACGTGGGATCTCATCAGCTCAGGGCAAGTATAAGGCATTTTATACCTGTGCATCTCACCTGTCAGTTGTCTCCTTATTTTACTGTACAGTCCTAGGAGTGTACCTCAGCTCTGCTGCTACCCAGAGCTCATGGTCAAGTGCAACAGCCTCAGGGATGTACACAGTGGTCACACCCATGCTGAACCCCTTtatctacagcctgaggaacaaaGACATGAAGAAGGCTTTGAAAAGAATCATTGGGGTTCCAGTGATGTAA